TCCTCCCTTAGTACAGCTAGAGAGGATGTTTGTTTATTGACATAATTCTTATAATTGAATTGCCAACAATAGCAATAATTCTTTTATCTTCAACACCTTCCTTGGTTTTCCAAACTTCCAGAACGCTGGTTTGAATGATTTGTCTTAACTGGTTGTTTTCCCGTGCATATCCCTCACCTTTGATTCTTGACTGTCCTCTGAGCCAACAGAGCTCACTTCCTTAGTGAGAGTGTGTTCGCATCCGCCATCTCTGGCTAGGAGGAGGAAGGTGTCGCCCAGTAAACAGTCCTCGGCTCGGGGCAGCAGCTTCTTGTTCGCGAACGGATCGGGGTGGCAGCACCAGTCGTCCACGATGGCGTTCCAGTTGCCGTTAGGGAGAGGGAGAACTCGCTTAAACACTCTGAAGAAGaagggagaaaacaaaacacaattgcACGTCGTCTTTCAATCATTGAACTGGGATTTTTGGAAATCACATCCATTGGTTCCTGCTGCAGTGACAGCTGTTATCTGTCAATACGAACACAGAGCCAGACAAGTATTCCAAAATAAGTGTATTAGTCAGGGATGCACCAAATCCAGGATTCAGCTTTGGACAAGGCTGaatattgggctttttgacAAGGTTAGGTTTCTGCCAAACTCCCCCGAACTCCACGCTTGCGCTACGCTGGATGACGTAATGACGACACCATTGATGAAGGAAAGGTCTTTACGTAGGTGGACCGCTGGCTGTGAGGCGATTCAAGTCGAGCTACGTGTTCAATTTGCAATGCCGATTTGTCAAGTGGTAACGAGGACCCTAAACACAACATAGCTGCGGctactgcccaatgtgaggggggtgcagatgtgagtcgtgcatgctgagatgtaaacggtttacggcataacgtgtcccACTAGATGAAAGTcgagtcagaccggctctggttgagtgcagatgttagttgcgcatgctcagatttaaacggtttacaacataacgtgtcatactgaaattagtgaaatccatgaaataatcaacttttctcattacaataaataacagaagatggaaatcatttcaaacatgttttagcTAGCTATGATTgcttggttgctaacgttagctcaaaaggCCATTCAACTGAATgccttgtagccagcagtgaaccagtTTTGCTAATTAGGTCCATTTTtaactgtattgacattacagaagtcagAAATTTGCATCTTACATGCTagttgtcgcaaagtgacgcatgcgcaactcaaatctgccctCACCTCACATTGGACAGTGACAACAACATTTGCGTATGAAACATCCGAAAGAATGCGAGTTGAGCAGGAAGGAATCTACAATCGGCAGCCAGAACGCAGCAACTTCAGGTCCAGCAAAGGAAGGACGCTGTTTACTGTGGTTATGGACTGAGGATGGGAGTAGGATTCTGGATTCAGTTTTAAAGTTGGCGCATCTCTAGTATTATTTTCTTAACTGAAACAAAGTTGATGAGAGCCACGAGACTGGACTAAAACATTTTGGGCCCTATACCCAAAACAAGGAGCTGaaatatgctaaaaaaaaagctcagCAGAACAGAGGGGAACTGGAGAGTTTAGTAATAATTGGCTGTGGAGCCGTCACTACTAGCGACCACTTTCCCACCATGTGTAGTCATTTGACCCgttgttaatataaaatattgattagtgcagctttaatacaATACTTGTTTGAACTATTCCAGTAAAGCACTTAGTATGCACTCACAGAAACCCTTCAGAGGGTACTTTGTGATGGTTGCAGTCACAGGCAGCATTAATATCTCTGATCAGTCACATAATGGAACATATTGCTACAAAGCATAATGAGgcatgttgttgttgaaatCATAACTTTTACCCCGCTCGGAGCACTTCGCCTGACATTTTTACTTTCCCCAGCCCTCGTTGAAAGCAagaaatgagttttttttgctaACTTTTAGTGGGTTATTGCTGAGAAACACTGCCAGAGGCCAACGGTCTCGGTAATGCAGCTATTGCAATTTTCGGCGTGTCACATTGCTGACCAGGAAAAGCTACACGCTGAGAGCTAGAAGAACAATACCACAGTCCGACTGAACCCCCTCAAGGTGATAAACTAAATTGTTTCTGAATGGGTAGCGCAGACCTTCACACTGGCTCTATAACTCTAACCCAGTCAGGCTGACAACTGGGGACTCTGCTCCCGGCACCATCCATCAACTTCTGTCTTTCACTTCAACCGCCGGGTCACACCATCAATAAACACCTGCTCCTCTTCCTAAATAAAACCCTACTTCCACTGATGCTCGTCCGTCTGCTCCTCACCTGTCCTCTAGCAGCCGGGTCATGCAGCCCTGGCAGTGGAAGCAATAAGTCTCTTTAGCCCGGAGCGTCTCCACCACGCTGCCACAGGCCTCTATGGAGggcaaaaaaggcaaagaaataaattagCCTAGTTTGGGTAGGGCTGCATGTGCAATTAACTTTGATcgtgatttttgattttgatcacaaaaacaatgtattccAGAAACActattattacattttgcagGTAAAAAGGTTCTAAAAGTTCAAATATtccaggtgttttcactgttggtTTGTTGGTAAAGTCAATAACTGCAGCATGTTTCCAGAAATCCAtgagtaatcgtgttaaataatccTGATTAACCAAAAAGAATTGTCATTATGATCTTTTCCAAAAACCAAGCAGCACAATAATAGAGCACGGATTCGGAAAAAAACACTGGGTGGTGAATGTGGCTTGGATAGGAAACGAGCAATTAATGTGATTAACATTGGATTTGTTGAGTACTGTCCTTAGCTGTAACTTCTTGCGGCGCTGGGAGTGAcataaaaaatgccaaaagatGGAGTTTGGGGATATTATGCAATGACTCTGGGGTGCACTTTTGATGAGATCAAACCAAAACTTAAAAAGGGACTATTCTCATGGCTCTGATGATCATGTGCTAGTGGGCCATTAGGGACACTGTGAGCAAAATGTGTGACTCAGTCCAAGGATTTCAGAATAGAGAGCAAGCTCTAACTAGCTACCAGGAAAGACTTTGTTCTTGCCTCGGCAAAAAGGAGTCCAAAAAGTGGGGAGGGGGGCGGGGCTACAGATGTCTGGATGCGTTTCCGTAGCTGTCCCGGACATTACCTTCATCTGTGCTCGGCGTGACACTGATCCGCAGCCTGAAATGCAGCTCCTCTCCACAGGACTCTCCCGCGGGCGTCGGGACACAGGATCCCTGCTCCAGGGCGACTCCTGGCGGCAGAGTCAGGCTCAGCTCGCCTCGGGGCGTCCCGATGTGGAGAGAGGAGTCTCCCCCTGTCACGACCACATCTGCCGGACTACTGGCCACGGCTTTCCTGGAGAGCAGATGCGAGAGCATGCGTTCAACACTTTAGAAAAGCATTAGGTTTAGAGGTATTTTTAGTGTTAAAGTATTATAAGATCTCGACTGACGAGGCTGGATAATTTTTCAGATTGAAGACCATTTCAAGCTGAATCACGGCGGGGTCGGGGTCACCCTGTCAGGGTTGTAATTCACAATAGTGACCGGCTCCCTTGACATTAACCATGCATACATAATAACTTAACAACTGAACAACAAGCAATATCCCAAAAACACCAATATTAAGGTCTCAATACAGTGATTAATGAGTCAGCCTAGAGTGCAGGACTtaagactatatatatataaatattcatatCTCTACGTACAGTCTATGGTGCAGAACAAagtctcttgttttctcttccaaTGACTGCTCCAACGTTTTGGGCCTACTACAGTACAGAACTATTATTAATGGTACTACTTATACAGTACAATCAGAAATACCCCGTCCACCTGGCTGCTGCTGTCTCAGCTAAAGGAAGAAATGAATAATGAACACCACCAGCTGAAAGTAGCACTGCTTCAacgaaaaaactaaaacaaagtggATACAGACTGAGCAGTACCTCTGGTTGCAGGGctgtacttctttttttattattaagtttttctacttttttcttACACCACTGGAAACATTGACTGTGTAAAGGCCTATTTGTGGCTGCTTGGCGGCTTTTACTTCATCTCCTTTTGTGAGGAATGCTGAACTTTTACTCCCATAGTCTTGATTACAAAATGTAGTAATACGTAGGAAGAATTAGGATTCTCCCACTTTGCAGTAGTGGTGTACAGAGTCCAGTGTAAATCCAGTACTTTGGGAGAGAGGTAACTCCTTTCACTGCTGTCAAATCTCAATAACTCCAGGGTGCCTGGATAACCGTCCATAAATAATAAGGGGGCGCCCATATTAGAGGTCCACTCCTAGACGCAGTCAGAGCGGGTTCGACAccaacctgctgccctttgctgcaggtcacccccctctctttcctttccatGTTATCAGCTGcccccaaaaattaaaaatctcaATAACTCCATCTAGTGAGGCTGTAGCTGTACTGCATCTATATTCTCTGGCTCAGATCGTTGCCACTATACTGTATAGTTCATGAATTGGCATCTTCTATTATATGAACAAAACTGTACTCATGTAGTACTttttaggtttacaaagtgctttacaaacagaaaatatgcaTTATGAGTATGACCTCCTAATGCTTTTAAATAagcatttaaataatcagttagTAACAGTAGCAATGAAAAAGTAGAATTTCccttctcttaatacatccatgtttCAAATGCAgtagtagaagtataaagtagcattcAATGGAAAAACTACAGTACACATGCCTCAAAACGTACTTCTGTACAGTAGCGTTACTCAATCAAATGCAAGCGTGTGATGCAAATTACTTGGCAATTAAATGCAAGTTGATAAACACTATAcaagtaaaaatatgtaaaacctATCTTCATAGTGTAATTTGATACTCTTCTACATCAACAAAATTAGAagagattatatatatatagatagactttaaggacaccaattttctttgaatgaataatgtattgtaaataaataaatgttcttccttaaaatacaggggcataggtatacaccccctatgttaaaatacaggggcataagtatatacccccctatgttaaaatNNNNNNNNNNNNNNNNNNNNNNNNNNNNNNNNNNNNNNNNNNNNNNNNNNNNNNNNNNNNNNNNNNNNNNNNNNNNNNNNNNNNNNNNNNNNNNNNNNNNcccccctatgttaaaatacaggggcataagtatacacccccctatgttaaactacaggggcataagtaggcctatatacccccctatgttaaaatacaggggcatacacatgtgtatacacatatatacacatgtgtatacacatttacAGATATATGTACAGTGTTAAACAAAAGTGCCATGAAACTAAGTGGCGAAATTCAAAcagttagctagcaagctaactcCGGGTTTTGAAACACCATATAACGTTCCAGGGCAATGAACGAAGGCTACTCATCTCTGGGCTATAACGctcggtagctagctagctaactgtgtGCTTAAAGTGCAgcatttgttcacatttattGGGCTAAGTTAGCTTATGCTCTCAGCTAGCCTAGCTTGTATTGTAAACTTGCCAAGAAATGGGATAATGTTAGCTAAATAACTGTTTAGCTCGCTAGCTTTGTATAAAAATTAATTACCCGACAATGAGCAGTCCAGTCTGGAGCCTTTTCCTCAGCTCTAAGAAGACTCCAACTCCATGTGTTTTGGCTGGCATCTCCAAGTCTGCCATCAAGTCAGCTCACTATTCAAAAAGTATATAGATATAAGAGAAGAAAGAAACCATACACTAATCAAAACTCAATGTGGCTGGGTGATACTGGATAGCAGCAACATCTAAAGTAAGACCAATATTAAACCACATCTATCTgaattaacgttagctagctggaAGAATTCAGAGGTTGATACTTGTCTGCAGCCATGCAGCATGACTATTCCGCTGAGGTCAAGTAGCCATAGTAAGTGCAGAGCATCCGGCCaggcatttcaaaataaagaggTTGAACcgatttaatacatttttactattacattacattttactattTATCTGActcattatattatttaattgcattatcACATTTTTCTGGTGTAAAACGTTTATGTTCACGTTCAGTCATAATGCTGCAGAATTatcagaaaaacacattgttcCGACAAAGAGTTTCTCTGAGCACAATATATAAACACTGAAATAGACCTAAGAAATAatctaatgtaaatgtaatgtagtaatgtaatgtaaataatgtaatgtatgctTTATTAATCCAACAAGGGGAACATTCAGTTAACTTGAGAGTTTTGGACCTCTGGTGGGCTGACATACACTAAATTACAAGACAATAAcatttactaaaataaaaaacagtaacataTACTAAAATAAAGGGACGCAAATTGCAGAGTCAAAGTTGAATTTGATCACAATATGGATAATATtcagcttttaatttgaaaaaatagcAAATCATTTCCGAGACTCATTTGTGTGACTGTGGGTGGCTTGACACAGCCGAGAGGCGGAAGACGTCCACGCGGAAGACCGGAGCGGTTTGGCTTGGGTTGGACGCTGAACGTAATCTGCAGTGCAGTCTGGGAGCTGTCAATCCTTTTCGCTTTGTATCGGCACTGGAAGCTACTGATGCGCTCATCactatttatttacatgctgAGGGACAACACAGAGGAATAATACTATGTAGAATAGAATCACCTATTGTCTGCATCCAAAGCCTTCTGGTAAGGGACCTGACTTATATGAACGGGTGACATCGGGCCCTGAATCTCTAACGTTATCATTTAAGACAACctgctaacgttaacgttagctagctggtCACATTGACAGTGTCATCCGTTTTTACTCAGCAAACCGGACACATTATTCAATGACAGTTGCTAGCCAATATCCTACATCGGtaagcttttttttatacactatAAGTGCCATGTACGTTAGCTGAAATCCCCTCACCTAGCTAGGTAATTAGCTATAGCGTATACTTcccctctctcacacatatATCATAACGCTTGTAACGcgtttaaaatgttgcaaatatTCTATAGCTAAATGTAcgtttatatacatttttaatgtgtattttccaCCACAGAACGTTATAGTTCCAAGTGCTGATGTAGTTTGGACGACAGCGACGTACGTGCACACCTGCTCTACTGTAACTACAGTATGTTAACGTTACTAAAGGCGGTCAGATCTTCCAGATGCTGCTAACTAGCTAAGGCTAGTCTCTTACACATAACGTTACATTTCCCCTCAACTAGCTAAGACTAAATTAGCCACTCTGTTTTTGAATAAGTACACTACTTGGCAAACGTTCTGTAAAACTTGTCAGACTCGGTTCAGTTCTCTGTCTATCACGGCAGACATTTTGCCCTGTCACAGCCAGAAAACACAGGTGTGACTAATAACATGCAATTATAGCCTAGCTAATGCTCACTGATATGGTTACCTGGGACACTAATGGTGCTGAGTCATCGTTAATGTCATTAGTTCCACCTCTACGGCCGTGACAAGTTCTAATGTCCACCATGAAATGCAACATCCTTTTTCTAAATCAGCCCCTCTTAAATGTGAAACCAATGCCTTTAAAACGCCATGTAAGAGAAGTATAGTTTGTCgtgcacaattcagaaaatgtcacgattcgaTATCggtttttaggctcaagattcgaTTCACAATCAATTTTCGACgatctcaatttaaaaaataaaaaatacaatacatacaatgtatgtaaaaacatacattgtatgtacatttagttacttttcccatgtgatggTATGAACTAGGGGTGGTACTCACCCCTGGGCCTCACGAtacaatattttcacaataCTTGCAATGCAAAGACCTatgcatacaaaacatacatacaactaCATTCTATGTTATTGGTATcattcatagatagatagatagatagatagatagatagatagatagatagtaggggtgggaatcaccacaGGCCTCACGATACGAtgtcatcacaatacttatgtcacaatatgatataattacaattttaaacatattgcaatatgtgaatgtgaattgaatttttttttgcacacccctattatttatgtttttaatcatgGCTTATCAGCTTGGATGATCCTGGAGCATGGACGTAAGATCTCTATGCACTAACAGGAGCCTGTTTAACGGTGAGGCTGTTAGGTTAAATGTCAAGTAGCAGTCAGTCATGTCGCCTGAGCACCAGTCCTTTATGATGAATGGGTTCCTGAAAGATTGCACTAATGTGTTTCTGAAAGATTGCATTCTAGGAGCGGCAACAGACCCATTGTGTGAAAGTTGATgactcctcttcttcctctttttttgaaAGTCCTTCTGTGATTTAGCACGTCGCTGGTATTTCCTCATTACCACAACATGTTAAACAAAGATTGTAACGGCTGCTCATGTCAGACTTTGCTCCTCTGGATGTCAAGACTCTGGTCTTTTAAATTGGCCCCAGCTACGCCATGGCATGTTTTTTATACCATGTACTGATTGCTATactcaggatttttttttccttcgcGGCCAAGTATGTAGATGACTAAACTTGAACTCATAATCAGTTTGCGTTTTGAatctttttgttctctttttgttttgtttttcattgcaggTGTGATGTCCTTATGCATGCCTGGTGTTTTACATTAGCATAACAACCACCCAGGAAAATGAATGCAGAGgaagtggagctgctcagtgacTCCAAGTACAGGAACTATGTGGCAGCAGTGGACAAAGCCCTCAAGAACTTTGAGTACTCGAGTGAGTGGGCAGACCTCATCTCCGCACTGGGCAAACTCAACAAGGTAATCTCAGGCTGCTTGACATACACTGCACTAGACCACAAGTTGTAAAGAATGCAAAGACATTTGCAtacaatatacaaacacatggaAATTGTACAAAACACAACTACATTATATGTTATTGGtatcatagatagatagatagatagatagatagatagatagatagtaggggtgggaatcaccagtgGCCTCACggtacaatatcatcacaatacttatgtcacgatTCAAtataattgcaattttaaaccCATTAAAACAATCTGCAATTATATtgcaattttacttttttatcattcattCCCAATTTCAAAGGATGTcctcaaaaggaaactttgtcaacatctgtttcatcttaaaagaaacatttctcagtttgttcttatcattttagttttattgctgcaaaatgggattgtcaagcgtACAAAATGACCAACACgcatataataaaagatccatacttggcagCTGTGTGTCAATAccgtattgccacagaaaatatcgcaatacgaCGCTGTATCAATTTTTTNNNNNNNNNNNNNNNNNNNNNNNNNNNNNNNNNNNNNNNNNNNNNNNNNNNNNNNNNNNNNNNNNNNNNNNNNNNNNNNNNNNNNNNNNNNNNNNNNNNCATTACTGCATATGCCAAAATGTTTGcatattcataaaaaacaagctttttgaTATAGTAAGCCACCACATCATGACAAGAGACATTAGTGGTTGTTAGACTGTCGTCTACACGCATGACTAACATCGACTATTGTTCACATTCTGTGTCAGGTTCTGCAGAACAATGCAAAATACCAAGTTGTTCCCAAGAAGCTGACAATAGGCAAAAGGCTGGCCCAATGCCTCCACCCCGCCCTGCCCAGCGGGGTCCACCGCAAGGCCTTGGAGACGTACGAGATCATCTTCAAGATCATTGGACCCAAGAGGCTGGCCAAAGACCTCTTTCTTTACAGGTAACACTGTAGCACCACTCTCAGTGGCCAATACAGTTAGTCTCGGGAGCTTCACGTCACTCATATCTTTTTCATCACTGCAGCTCTGGGCTCTTCCCTTTACTCTCCAACGCCGCGATGTCTGTGAAGCCAGTGCTGCTGGGGCTCTATGAGACCTACTACCTGCCCCTGGGCAAGACTCTGAAACCAGGACTACAGGGACTACTGACCGGGGTACTGCCTGGTCTGGAGGAAGGCTCTGAGTATTACGacaggtgagagagaaaaacactttttaatttagatttaaatttttaatgTGGGCATTGGAACAGGCCATTAGGAGAACGCATTTCATAGCATAATGTAGAAGGTAACTGATTACCGATTGAATGAATGATGCATGAGTTGTACGAGTCATTGCAAGAATAAAGTTTCAAATTCTCACAGCCTAAGACTTCTGTCTCTTAGACAGAACCAGTTCAAAAATAAGAAGGACCCgcagatgtgtgtgtctactATGTTTACATTTACTATCTTGAGAAATTCTATATTTACACCACTCACTTTATAtccaaagcttttatttttagttgtCTTGTATTgattaaagcgcccatattatgctcattttcaagttcataattgtacttTGAGGTTGACCCAAAATAGATTTACGTGGTTTCATTTTCCACAAACACCAAGTttctgttgtactgcacattgctgcagatcctgttttcaccctgtgtgtttaagtctctgttttagctccagagtgagacatctcactgctatactatctttgttcaGGATTAGCTAGGAGACTTCTtttagacgagggccacttgtggaatacctgcagaacagggacaggaagtagttcctTTAGAgatatggtcaactagtgggtgttgcagaagtgttttgccattgagaacgagctagcatgctacggttagccgcCTCCTCTctgctagtgacgtagaaagccgtgcagatgttgaacagctcacccggagacggaagacagaggacattcagaaaccggatctcactcaaaacagcatgggtgtttttttcaagtttgtatgcgtgaggaagcaccagagacacaaaataacaccccccatcccagaaaaaagtgattttttttcctaatatAGGTACTTTTAATAGGAGAAGATGTCgatgtttattttttggctaaatcctggatcttcccAATCCTACCTACAACACCTTTAAGTGTCAGCAGTGCCCCACTTAATGCTATCCGGAACACCCCTGCTTTTCCTGGTATGTCGTACAATGTCAGCTGTTAAACAGACCTTTTTTTGTTGGGGTCAACATGTATACGAtcatcttgtttttcatttaaattcacaCTCTATTTTAGTATGTCTATATCTTATAGttaatattttacattctttttttaacaaggtCTTTATTGATATTTTACACACAGTATTTTGTATTCTTTAGTTGAGTTTATTTTGCTTCTGTCAAATTGCACAGGTTAACAGGAGGTTGCGTTATTTTACTACCTCctgtttccatttcctgttgctgtttCAATAATTCAGTTTCAACACTGAGGGAATTTGAGTTTCCTAATGTCTTAAcggtccagtgtgtaacgtgtttagttgttgattatcaaaatctgtgttccCCGTTCATAAACTTGTTCTTCTTCCATATcgtttaccaccaccatcaatttgaagtattcctattggcgtgaaatttaaatttgcatgaactggggtagacacTCCATAttcatcttgaaatacgttaggtgagggacatacaggacatactgctCCGCTTTTGCGTTTTCACTGTCACATGATACTCACAGGTGCTACTAACGGGTATTGTTGACTCTGCacggggcccaaacttttgcggacgccatttttttgttttctgttatttcgaAAGTgtgaatgatggaaataaaatctaacttttagtgacatattatatgaatgtctaatctgtcatttaatgccttttggagattttccatcttttcttgccttctttatgcacatcaatacacatttttacctggggtgcccaaacatttgtGCCCCACTGTAGATTACACATGGCCATACAAACAGCAGTGAGTGATCTGTTCAGAGAAAGCTCACCAACATTGAGAGAtgtatctctccctctctccctctggtGCCTTTACGTCATCTGTGATTGTGCATTTACACCTACAATACCCCAAAATAACCAGCATACATTTGTGCTTAATTCATTGCTCAACAATTGCCGGTTAAGACCATCACATGAGGGCTTTAGTACTGACTGCTTCCATCTGGGCAGGGCAGAAACATGTATTTTCACTTCTGCGGGGAGAGGGGGACAGGCCTCGACATTTCTGCTGTCAGCCTCTACCTTAAGGAAGCCATCACCTCATGTTCCACTGAGAATCAGTCCTCCTCATTGTGTTCCTCTCCACATGGTGCCGTGGCCTGAGCGTATGTCTTGGGTTTGGTTTCCAATCCTATGACAATGATATCATTCATCCGTCTGTGCTGTCCCAAATTATCCctacattcttcttcttcttgtctttttctgcatttagtAGCCTCAAAGCTTCGACCACACCTACTAAGGCCAAAAtcattttctgttgctgttttaCCAGGATTTTCTGATTTCCTCAACTCTCTTTAAAAGAGAACTATTTTGTTGGCCCCATTTCGGCTCCTTGGGCATTTTCTTATCTGAGTAGCTAGAGCATTGGACTGGCCTGGTGTTAGCCAGACTTCTACCCTCTCCCCACACGTGGTAGGAGGTCAGTGCGGGTGTGTACGTAATTAGCATGTTCCCTGTGTCCTCTGTGTTGTTCATAGAACCAACACCCTGTTGGAGAAGGTGGCTGCAGCCGTGGAGCAGTCGGCCTTCTACAGTGCCTTGTGGGGCAGCATCCTGACCAGCCCAGCTGTGCGTCTCCCTGGGGTGACCTTTGTTCTGCTGCACCTCAATCGCAAGCTGTCCATGGAGGACCAGCTCTATGTCATGGGCAGTGACATCGAGCTAATGGTACCAGACAGTACATAACAATACAAACATCCCTTTTTGACGATACTTTATGGCAGAATTGCATGCC
The genomic region above belongs to Etheostoma cragini isolate CJK2018 chromosome 6, CSU_Ecrag_1.0, whole genome shotgun sequence and contains:
- the ube3d gene encoding E3 ubiquitin-protein ligase E3D → MADLEMPAKTHGVGVFLELRKRLQTGLLIVGKAVASSPADVVVTGGDSSLHIGTPRGELSLTLPPGVALEQGSCVPTPAGESCGEELHFRLRISVTPSTDEEACGSVVETLRAKETYCFHCQGCMTRLLEDRVFKRVLPLPNGNWNAIVDDWCCHPDPFANKKLLPRAEDCLLGDTFLLLARDGGCEHTLTKEVSSVGSEDSQESKKTCRRLAIVSCKSCSLVLGEAVAPESLKLYITQVVVEPAVGDRMPEASLNRSLYLEQTLAARLLELSNSMSTFHFSVQTPDEKAFLLLWLLNSDSITASVPRTCVGGDSSLHSPSARVLKVLYTARSDTGIQQRDIVSSWEANAIGHPVVLPLKVCQELLQVMDDSNSALPASMRTMRSYEVAYLRL